A genome region from Salvelinus alpinus unplaced genomic scaffold, SLU_Salpinus.1 scaffold_245, whole genome shotgun sequence includes the following:
- the LOC139567333 gene encoding piggyBac transposable element-derived protein 4-like: MSGRRRRRRRRRENKKKQKKKKKKKKKKMRTMMRTTTRTTTTRRNTTPPSALPPSTTPRSPGFSAAQVLEQISSSVDQEDEEDYCDSEEEDVSEDEDGEEYNPERDADDYEDDSASRSCSSSEEEPEGEEPEPERETLLSKNGKIKWSSVAYRGPDRPRAIRPPCPAVTPGPTAYAASRTLDIASAFRLFVTPAIERIIVDMTNLQGVRKYGDGWRPMDSTDLRAYVGLLILAGVYRSRGEAAASLWDAESGRTVFRATMPLKAFHKYSRLLRFDDRQSRPARLATDRLAAVREVWDLWEERLQALYNPGPEVTVDEQLVPFRGRCPFRQYIPSKPAKYGIKSWVACDAKSSYAWKMQVYTGKAAGGGPEKNQGARVVLDLTEGLPGGHNVTCDNFFTSYELGQRLLERNLTMVGTVRKNKPELPPALLQSKGRQVSSSRFAFTPTATLVSYLAKRNKNVLLLSTRHAEPDVSDRRDRKPALILDYNCNKGGVDNLDKVVGTYSCRRMTARWPLVIFHNILDVSSYNAFVIWREINPDWMPGKRNKRRVFLEQLGKALVKPLIRRRQRLPRTEAASALVNVIRGERVSAEARPQALERAVGLAAAAADPAPAARLEASKRKRCQLCPPKKDAKTHTACCRCKKYICKGCSHPYCHTCAHWAFSQDGTG, from the exons ATgtcaggaagaagaagaagaagaagaagaagaagagagaacaagaagaagcagaagaagaagaagaagaagaagaagaagaagatgaggaCGATGATGAGGACGACGACGAGGACGACGACGACGAGGAGGAATACGACCCCGCCGAGCGCGTTGCCTCCGTCTACGACGCCTCGCAGTCCCGGTTTCAGCGCGGCTCAGGTCCTGGAACAGATATCCTCCAGCGTCGACCAAGAAGACGAAGAAGACTACTGCGATTCCGAAGAGGAGGACGTTTCGGAAGATGAAGACGGTGAGGAATACAACCCCGAGCGCGACGCGGACGACTACGAAGACGACTCGGCCTCGCGGTCGTGCTCCTCTTCGGAGGAAGAGccggagggaga agagccCGAGCCAGAAAGGGAGACGTTGCTGTCAAAAAACGGCAAAATCAAATGGTCCTCCGTGGCCTATCGCGGCCCGGACCGGCCCCGCGCCATCCGCCCGCCCTGCCCCGCCGTGACGCCGGGCCCCACGGCCTACGCCGCGTCGCGAACGCTCGACATCGCGTCCGCCTTCCGGCTGTTTGTCACACCGGCGATAGAAAGGATCATCGTGGACATGACGAATCTGCAGGGGGTGAGAAAATACGGCGACGGCTGGCGACCCATGGACTCCACCGACCTGCGCGCCTACGTAGGGCTGCTGATCCTAGCCGGCGTCTACAGGTCCCGAGGCGAGGCCGCCGCCAGCCTGTGGGACGCCGAGAGCGGCAGGACCGTGTTCCGCGCCACCATGCCGCTCAAGGCGTTTCACAAGTACTCGAGGCTGCTGCGATTCGACGACCGCCAGTCGAGACCCGCGAGACTCGCCACCGACAGACTGGCGGCCGTGAGAGAGGTGTGGGACCTGTGGGAGGAGCGGCTGCAGGCCCTCTACAACCCGGGGCCCGAAGTGACGGTGGACGAACAACTGGTCCCGTTCAGAG GACGCTGTCCTTTCCGACAGTACATTCCCAGCAAGCCGGCCAAATACGGCATCAAGTCGTGGGTGGCCTGCGACGCCAAgtccagctacgcttggaagatgcaGGTGTACACCGGCAAGGCGGCCGGCGGAGGCCCCGAGAAGAACCAGGGCGCGCGCGTCGTCCTCGATCTGACCGAGGGACTGCCGGGCGGTCACAACgtcacgtgtgacaatttcttcacctcctACGAACTCGGGCAGCGGCTCCTCGAGAGGAACCTCACCATGGTGGGCACGGTGCGAAAGAACAAGCCCGAGCTCCCTCCCGCGCTGCTCCAGTCCAAGGGCCGACAGGTCTCGTCCTCCAGGTTCGCCTTCACGCCCACCGCCACTCTAGTGTCCTACCTGGCAAAGAGAAATAAGAACGTGCTGCTTCTGAGCACGCGGCACGCGGAGCCCGACGTTAGCGATCGCCGGGACCGGAAGCCGGCCCTCATCCTAGACTACAACTGCAACAAGGGCGGCGTGGACAACCTAGACAAGGTGGTCGGCACCTACAGCTGCAGACGGATGAccgcccgctggcccctggtcatcttccacaaCATCCTCGACGTGTCCTCCTACAACGCCTTCGTCATATGGCGAGAGATCAACCCCGACTGGATGCCCGGgaagcggaacaagaggagggtgttcctggagcagctcggAAAGGCGCTCGTGAAGCCCTTGATCCGAAGAAGGCAGCGTCTCCCCCGCACCGAAGCCGCCTCAGCGCTTGTCAACGTCATACGGGGCGAGCGTGTGTCCGCCGAGGCTCGTCCGCAAGCCCTTGAGCGAGCCGTCGGCCTGGCCGCCGCCGCCGCCGACCCGGCCCCGGCCGCCCGGCTGGAGGCGAGTAAGAGGAAGAGGTGTCAGCTCTGCCCACCCAAGAAGGACGCCAAGACACACACAGCGTGCTGCAGGTgtaagaaatacatctgcaaaggctGTTCACACCCATACTGTCACACTTGTGCCCACTGGGCCTTTAGCCAAGACGGGACAGGGTGA